ATCGTATATGACTCTACATATTATTTAGTTTTCTTCATTTCATTCTATATTTTTGAATTTGCATTCATATACTGATGCATTTTTTCTGCAAATACCTCGTAAGCTTTTGCTAAATTCGGCATATAACTTTCTAATGTTGGGTAAATATCACGCTGTTTATCATATCTTTCTAACTCAGCCAATAAATCTTCTATCCATACAAAGCCCTCTTGAAGTTGTTCTTGGGTTTCTTTTCTAATTTCTTGCTCTGAAAAATTATGGTCTTTCATATACTTAATAACGGCAGCACGAACTAAAGCCTCATTAAGCATTGTTTGCCAATCTTTGTAATATATTGCTTCCATTTTGTCTTTTACCAATTCAAAGATTTTTTCTCCATTTTTCTGAAAAGGTAAAGGGTTTTGGTCTAACAAATAATTCACAAAAGAATGATTAAACTCGTGAAGTAACGTAGAAAAATAATCTTCAAAAACCACCATTCCTTGCTTATCAGTATTTGAAGCTCCCATTATGGCATACACCTTTCTTTTTTGATTAGGCAAATTCTGTGAAATTCCATAGTTTGTTTTACCATTTCCCAAAGCATTGATAATAATAAACTCTTCATTGGGTTCTTTTCCGTAAAAAGTTTTATACCAATCTAAGTTTAAACGATTAAAAACGGAATGAAAACGGATACTAGCTTCCTCATATAAAGAACTATTTTCTTTAAAAAATTGTTCACTTTTGGTTTCCTTGTAAAACTGTTTTAAAAGATTAACAAATTTATTAGCATCTTCTTTTCCCCAACTATTTGCAGGTATAGTTTCCGTAAAAGGGATTAAAGGCTCTAAATTTTCATCTAAATGAACAGCCATTTGCATTATATCTTGTGCATAGATTCCATTTTTCTGACGAATTTCTTTTACAAATTTTATCAATTCGTGGCTTTTATAAGGAACATAATATTTCTGAATTTTATCCGTATAAAGACTAAAATCTTCCATACTACATTCCCAAGCATCAGCCAATCGAAATACAATGCTTAATAACTCCACACGTTTATCAACCTTAGGTTTTGCTAAAATACTTTCGTTTTGAGCAAGTATCTGTATTGTAAACGAAAATGCTACAGCTAAAAGAAACAATCTTTTCATAATGGAATGTGTTTTTTAAGAAATTTTGATGTCCTAAAAAAAGGATATATTTATTTTCTATCGTTTATCCTCAAAACCAAACTCTCGCCAACGTTCTTGCGGTTCGCCCATTTTGATGTATTTTTTCAAAAAGGCATATACCTCTTCCGTTTCGGCAATATGTTTTTCTAACTCGGCGGTTTTTTCTTTGAGTTGAGCTTTAAGTTTTTCCTGTTCTACATTGACCTCCGCTGCTTTTTGGTAGGCAGTGTTTAGTTTGTCACGCATTTGAGCGGTAACACCCACAGGCAAATTTTCACCTCGTTCGGTAAGGGCTTTTACTAATAGTTGTGCCGATGTGATGATTTCGGCAAATGACCTTTTTCTCATCTTAATTTGTCTTTTATATTATAAAAATAGTTATTCTTGTTGATTTTACAATAAAACAGATGTAGAATTAAAATCTTCTTTAGTAGAACTTTTATATTCTAATGAAGAATTAAATAATTCATCAGTAGCATTATATTATCCATAAGAAGAAATATTTTCTTCATCAGAAGATTTTGTTTCTTCACGTGTAGAAGTATTTTCTTCTTATGAAGATAAAGGTTCTACGTATTATCTGTTTTATTCTTTATTATTATCATTTATATTTACTTATAAAAAGGTTTTCTTCTGAACATTTATACGCTTTTTCGTAACGTACATATTCACCGATTTCGTTTTTATTTATTCAATAACCCCTTGTTTTCAAACTGCTGACGTGCTTCAATTTATATTTTCTCTTGAACAAGAAAAAGGATATATTATTATGATTATTTGAAATTTTCAATATATTTCTTAATCTCAAATTCCGTAAGGGGAGCATCATAAGGTGCATATAATGGGTGCCTTGGATTTTTGGTATTAGTTAAATTTCCTATTTTCATCCATCTTATAGAATTATCTTGCAATTCATTATAAATTTTCAGAAAACATTCTTTCAAATATTTTCTTTCCAAAATCAGGTTTCCCCAAGCAACTAAAATTGTAGGAAATGAATATTTTTGAAGCATACTTTTTATTGTTTTAGTATTCTCTTCAATTAAACTATCATCTTTATCTATATGTAAATCGTTTGGTCTTGTTGCTCTCTGAGGATATAAATTAAACATTATAAAAGAATCAAAGTTATTTTTTTCTGCAAATCCCATTACTTTTGTTATGGTTTTATCAGCCACTTTGTCATCGGCAGTACTTGGATTTACACCAATAACAAAAAGAGGATTTTTACCTTTTGTTCCTAAAATAAACCGATTTTTTCCGTCAGAGGACGCCTCATAAATACTAATTGCATATTCCATAAGTTGATAAATAATTATTGTTAATGATATATTTTTACTTCTAAGGGCGAAAAATTTTTCGTAATCACACCTAACATAAATCCTTAGGACTCATAATTCATT
This genomic window from Capnocytophaga canimorsus contains:
- a CDS encoding DUF1643 domain-containing protein, whose amino-acid sequence is MEYAISIYEASSDGKNRFILGTKGKNPLFVIGVNPSTADDKVADKTITKVMGFAEKNNFDSFIMFNLYPQRATRPNDLHIDKDDSLIEENTKTIKSMLQKYSFPTILVAWGNLILERKYLKECFLKIYNELQDNSIRWMKIGNLTNTKNPRHPLYAPYDAPLTEFEIKKYIENFK
- a CDS encoding DUF4932 domain-containing protein, with protein sequence MKRLFLLAVAFSFTIQILAQNESILAKPKVDKRVELLSIVFRLADAWECSMEDFSLYTDKIQKYYVPYKSHELIKFVKEIRQKNGIYAQDIMQMAVHLDENLEPLIPFTETIPANSWGKEDANKFVNLLKQFYKETKSEQFFKENSSLYEEASIRFHSVFNRLNLDWYKTFYGKEPNEEFIIINALGNGKTNYGISQNLPNQKRKVYAIMGASNTDKQGMVVFEDYFSTLLHEFNHSFVNYLLDQNPLPFQKNGEKIFELVKDKMEAIYYKDWQTMLNEALVRAAVIKYMKDHNFSEQEIRKETQEQLQEGFVWIEDLLAELERYDKQRDIYPTLESYMPNLAKAYEVFAEKMHQYMNANSKI